agagagagagaatataATCAGTGacaattgaataaaaacaataaaagtaAGACAAGAAAATTCATATATTGCACACAGTGAATGTGCATTGTGTGTATTTAATTTCATATGTAGGTTGTCTATATTCAATGTGGAAAACGATTTCTTACTGTGTGTTTAattagagagaaaaagaaaagaagtgaatcttcttcttctttttttttttccttttcctttaaaagaaaataaaatatatctAACGTATGTAGTTTTAATACAGTAGCAAGAAGGTTGTATGGGATCTCAAGAAAACACAAGAAGGTTTTCCTCTGAACGTCGTCACTAGTTGATATAACTGAAAGATCGAAGAAAGGTTGACGCTCTTAAGTTGCACTAAATACCGCCAGGGCTTTCCTTTCTCAGCATCGTCCACTGTTACAAATGAGATCCAATTCGTGAACCGCGTTTGCTGTTCGACTACTACATGCAAAAAACGATAATTTTCTATTCGAAATCCCGAATCAGCATTTTCCTGTGGATGATCAAGCGAAGAAGTGAAGCAACTGAACTACTCTGCATCAGTATTGCGTCGTTTCCTTTCATATCTGTCAGGGGCCCTAATTCAAATTGTGTGCATCTTCTTCAATTGTAAAACCATTTGAGCATTTGCAAGCTGAATGGAGATTGCCATAAAAAAcataggaggaggaggaggtatcttcttcttcatctgaTAAATGTTGCTCATTCTGTTGTGTAGTGCAATCTGCTTTAATTAATTTGAGCTTTTATGTTGATTCGAAGAACGCAAATCGATCTTTGCCAAAACAACACAGTCGTACAATCTTATCTTTGATTACGAGGATATCTCAaaataaggaaaagaaagaaagaaaaaaaaagagagagaaaactgGATGAGGCCTCGAAGATTATGGCCTTGTGTCGTTGTTGGTATGGTTTGAGGCTGGTCCACAATCACTGCTTGCTTTGGGATTAAGAAAGCCATCAAAGTGACGCATACTGTGAATGCACGATATGGTGAACAAATGCAGAAATGGGTGTCCTGTTTGTCAAGTTGCATCAATCAACGCCAAACTTTCCACAACTAAGTAAGCATTCCCCCCTTTAGTTCCATAATTAATTAAGACCATAATTATTGTCCTGTTACAGTGATTTGTTTTGTCAAATCAGATTTATCCGGAaaccaaaagaaggaaaagctgGTTTAGAAGCCTAAGATGCTCTATTAATGGTCCCAAAAACAGCTACGACGGTAAAATCTTTTTCTTGTGGGCATCAAATTTTGGATGGGTTGGGTTGGTGAGAAGCAAATTTGCCCTCAGCTTTCATCATTCTCCCAAAGCACAATCATGCTTGTGAGTCTCTGTCAAACTTCTACTCTGTCATGAATCCAGACTAACTACCTGCTTTGCCTGTCTTAATCACCATTAACCCCCACTAACTACTGTCCTAATCAAACTGCGTTACTGACCCCCTGCAGCTTTCCTCTTGGCTGTCGTACCCTTACATTCCACTTAGCACCTGTCACATCCAAAACAAAACCTTGTACCCTCACTCTCATCTGGTATTATTTTTTTCTGCACTACCAACGATCCCAATTCCTGATGAAACTAATTTCTGACTTTGGCACCTGCATCAGAACGAAAACTAGCGGCCTTAATATTTAAGAACCCAAGcctgaggaatttttttttctctttgaaaGAGTTACAGGTAAATTAGTATTCGAAATAGgattaattttgtatatattaACGGAGTCACAATGTATATACCAGCGAATATGGATACATGTCACGCGTTAAAATTTGAAGTTTAAATTCAAATCAAGATTAAAATGATATGCATCCATAGAAGTTAGTATATACATcgacaatatatttaaaatcaaTCCTTCTTTACTTTCCTCTTATGCTATTGAATGAGCcgatttcttttcctcttcctaGTTAAACTAGGATGATTAATACAGGCTCATCCTGGATCCAGAGTTATTCTCACAGACTACTTTTTTTCTGTGAAATTTATAGTAACAAACTTCAAAAATAAATCCAAAAACACACTCTCAAATtcactaaaaaataaaaataaaataaatcataaactttattttttcttcCACATGCCACTTCCACGggcgttcatctttttttttttttcttcttcttcttctctctctctatccCTCTCTCCTTCCTCTCTTCTCCCTCTTCCttccttccctctctctcttcctctctaatGCGCTAGCCGTAAACAATCCAAACGTGACTAGAGAGGAGTAaggggagagagagaagaaTGGACCAGAGAGCTCTCTAGTTGTGTTGGTCACGATCAGATCCAGTTGCAACTAGCGTGATCATAGATAGGGGAGGAGAGAGGGTTGTAGATGGAAGGAGGACCGAAAGGTCGGTGGTAGCACGGAGGAAGGCAGGGTTGGTGGTGggtggtgaaattttttttaaaattttaaaaatatttcattaaaattcgaatttaaaaaatatcctaaaatacaTCTTGAAAAAACACTTAATTCAAACAAATAATCTACATTAGTTGTTTTTCACATATTTTGTTAtgataaaatttttgaaaaacactctAAAAAGACATCTAATCCATACGTAACCCCAGTTatagtacatttttttttgggtgcatGAACGATGGCATGCATCTATGCACACAAATCGATGTGTTCGAACCAAGTATAATTCTTTTAACTACATGCTTGAAGTCTTTCCTACTACTTCCTGTGTATGTTCAGAATTTCTTTAAGCTCCCAGAGATCTCAGCATTTACTTATTAATGCTTTGAGCTGTCCTTTGGAATGCGCAGTAGGGCAACTAACTACAAGGGGCTAGAAAGTGAGAGGGCAGTAATTAATAAttagagaggaaaagaaaaatcattgaCTTAATACTCGAAAGCAGCTTTTACGCTGAGTTTATGAGTTCATCTAAGGCCGCCAAAAAGCTAATAAACGTGGACTTTGTTAACTTCATCAGTCGGTCAATCTACGCAGCTTAAAATAAATATGGTACATGTTTACCTGGAAAGTCGATCCGACGTCGAATCAGCGGAACAGGAATCACTCCTCTGCCACGACTTAGCCACGTTATAGGAACAAAAATGACCGCTGTGTGTAGTATCAACTGTCACTTGTCGgaaatttttgtgaaatttgcaTTTTATCATCAAATTAAAGGATTTTTATCaggtattttatatatttaaatcACATCTAACCTATCACATGAATATctattaataattattttttttagttaattttacTTGAATCCTTAAATGACAACTTAACGACTAGTCACTGGATACTCGTTAAACAGATTTAAAATCAAAGATGACGAGTATTCTATGTCAAGTCGAATGTCTGGTGTTTTTGCTCTCATCGATGACGCTCGGGAAACTAGAGTTCCAAATCTCCGTATTATTGTATTTGACCTCAAAAATTCTTATTATTCATGTATTCTTCTTACAAATTTCTACAAAATAAAATAGGATTAATACTTTAAAAAATCGAccatttgataaataaaaaaccAATTGAGATACTTGTTAAACAGATTTAAAATCAAAGATGACGAGTATTCTATGTCAAGTCGAATGTCTGATGTTTTTGCTCTCATCGATGACACTCGGGAAACTAGCGTTCCAAATCTCCGTATTATTATATTTGACCTCAAAAATTCTTATTATTCCTGTACTCTTCTTACAAATTTCTACAAAATAGAATAGGATTAATACGTTAAAAAATCGACcgtttgaaaaacaaaaaaccaaTTGAGATATGTATAAACTACAGACGGAATGAttaaaattttgattgaaaaagatTCAAGTTATTGCTTTGAAGACAAATGATGCCTGCGAATATTTGCCATCATCATTACCCAAAACATTTGATTGATTGGGAccgatagagagagagagagagagagagaaagcaaAGGACATAATCCACATCCCGAGAAACAAAATCTCCATCCACTTCGATTCATTCGGTACAGACGGCCACGTTAGATTTGGGTGTTTCCGTAAAATTAGAAGGCCAACGGATCGCTAACCCAAAAAATTGTTACGCCAAAACAGAGTATGAACTGTTTCCATCGTTATCAAAATAATAGAGTGCGACTTATTGACGGAGCAAATGACAAATAGCCTCTGACAGAAAACGTTGAATCGAATTCGTTGGATTTAGTGCTTCGATTAGAGTGCTAATTGGTTATTGTGTCCTTAAACCTAAGCGCATTAGGCCAAGATCTTGTGCCTCTAGCCGAACCGTAGCATCTGCATTtggaagcttttttttttttttttttttttttttgtaactgaCAAATTTTCATTGTAAAGATCGAACCCAATAAACCATAACTACATCCTAATAAAGTTGTGATCATGATTTACAGGGAATCTTTTAGAGTTTGATCAGTAGCCAATAGCGATAAGGCGAGTCACGCACATCTCCTGaaagttgaaagttgaaactGAATGTCAAAGCAAAGAATTCCTCGAGGGGACCGCTTTCCGGGCACAATTTTCCCTCCCTCCATATGAAATAGGAAAAAGAGTTCCTCTTAgtaacaccttttttttttaaattaaaaaaaaattattattattagtattgcCAAATTGACTCGTGGTGGCGAGTGTGGATGTAATTGGAtataatttttcttcttcacaTGGAGATTGTAGACTTGGAACGAGCTCCACCATCAATTAGTGAGGCCGGAATAGCTTATTATATGTTTCCCCTTTTGCTTGTTTTTGGTCCTAAACGTGTGGttgtgattaaaaaaatatatatttgagTTAATTTTGTATATACACTAACAAATATGGATGCATGTTATTTTAAACgtcttaattaattaaatgcTTCTGAATTGTTTTTATGCAAAACTTACTTTAAACAATAAGTAATacattattcatttattattcaCTTTAATGCAGAATGCTTCCAATTATTAAAATTTCAGTGACTAACAactcaataatttaatagattaaTTTCaaatatccttaatttttagtttgaattttaacttcaattcttgtaTGCACGATATAAGTCCATGCTCGTTGGTGCATGCACTTTTAGTGTATATAAGATCAATCCAAAATATTTAATGGATTTGAAGCCTGAAAAATTGTATTGAAACCCAATcgttttattgataaaaattagCAAGTATTGAACATTTTGGCTTTTAAAACCGGGGGATTCGATGTACCAGTAGTTAAACCAGTGAACTGTTCCTTCCACGGTAAACGTGGACAGATAGTAGCTCCACCAGAAACTTTCCAAGTCAATATACAGTGATTCAtttccaataaaaaataattcttcCACAAGGTGTTGAAAAGAGAATGGTTTATGAGCTGTATATAAGCATTGCCCccctagggttagggttttccCCAGAAGTAAGAATAGATTTATGTGTACGTGATCTACTAGCTAGCGAACATCTCCTTCTAAATTGATCTCCTTTCAATCCTGCAGGAGGGTTCTTGGCTGATTCACCGTAGTAGTCTGAACGTATACATCCATAAGGGTTCTTGTCGTAAGAGCTGGTAGAAGACATGAAGAAGCGCCAAGTGGTGGTAAAGAGAGATGAATCTTCAAAAAACGCGACGAATTCGTCGTTTACGGTAAGGAATGTAAGATATGGAGAGTGCCAGAAGAATCATGCGGCTGGCGTTGGAGGTTATGCTGTGGATGGATGCAGGGAGTTCATGGCTAGTGGGGAGGAGGGGACAAATGCTGCACTCTCTTGTGCTGCTTGTGGCTGTCACAGGAACTTCCACAGAAGGGAAGTGGAAACCGAGGCCGTCTGCGAAGGTTCTTCCCCGTCCTCGCTTGGGCGTACATAGATAAACTCTCCTAATATTTTTCTATCTCCAAAATACAAGTATGTTGATGGTTTGTTGTTTGCTTTATTAGTTATTACTATGTTAACCAGGGGTTGAGTTGAATTGCGTGTCTGTGTTTGTGTTTTTGTGTGGAAGCTCAAGAAACAAGCAGGAGTTCTTTTATGTCTTTACTAAATTATGAGATCGTCTAGCTGCCTTTCATGGTTTATTACCAAGGGTGAAGTGGGTGGTAACTAGGCATTGCCATGGGCTAAATTTGCTATGTCCTTTGTTCAgaaacacacacatatatatatatgattgcCTTATTctgtgattttatttttttgttgtaCCTTGAAATTTGATTAAGCGGAAGTCCCGTGAGTTCATTCCCTTGATTCTTCATTGCTATGGAATCGAATTCTACAATTTATCTGTGCTCAAAGAACCCGTCTTTTCTCCTTGTAGTTGAGTTGTTTCGATTGATCATTGATCCTTCAAATGCAAAGAATGTCGCATGAATGCTTGATGTGAAACAACACAAGATTGATCTCATTCAGAACTACCACAGCATACTTACTATGCGATGACCTAACTAATGAATTATTAGTATCGTATGGTCATCCTTAACGTCCCTTTTTTCAAACAAACAGCGAATCTGTTATGCCATTTACATGGTACCTTCTTTAACCATGGCTATGTTTGGTGACACAGACCATGACGCTAGTCACGTCTAGAGTTGGGTGGCTTTGGATTTTGCCATGGTTCTTGGACATTTTGGCACGTCAAACACGATGATAAATATATTGGTGGTCAGGATGAGTGGGTTCCTGATTGTGCTGATGAGGCGTTAGAAGTTCTAGGCCACAAAACTGATTGCTTGGATATGTTACAACTATAGTATACCTAACCTGCAAGAGTAGTCTTTCTCTTAAGATAATACGCGTAACCTAACCTGCAGGAGCAGTATTTCTCTTATACGATAATACGTGTAATGAAGGTTTTCTGCAACTGGATGTCCAAGTCTTATCCTACGTGCCTGTGATCGACGTGGGGCTTCTGTAGTGCCGAACGGATGAGTTTGGGAATAAAAAGAACCAAGAAGATTGGAAGAATAGCCACGTTTGTGTTCTTCCAAAAACATGCTTAATATATGCCATGTGCTATGGATCAGCAAAAAGTGCCCAAGTTAGGTAATTGAGTATGGAGGGGGGGAGCAATTATTAGGTATACGTTGATTTAAATCAGGTGAATGTCAAATCCTCCCAAAACTGTGGGCATTGTATGTTTTTGCGTCTTGGACTGCTGCTCTTTGTCCCGAATGCCGGCGGAGAAAGGCTTCCTGGCTTTGGCCAGCTCCGGGATATAAGCGTGAGACATTACCACAAATTCCATTTTCATTCTCTTTATGCACTGGCCGAGTCTTACAATCCACAGTAAGGTTTTTCCGGTTACAACTTGGCCGGAGAATCTCGGAGCTTCTTCAATATGCATCGGTGGCATTATTGACGATCCCCTCGTTACCTGGAGTCGCATGAACATCCTTCCAAGGAATATATCGGTCGCCTGCTCGGCCGGGATATATATGTGAATGTAACTTTTCTTGGCTCTCATTGGCAAAGGATGAAAGAAACCAAGAAAGAGTACTGCGTCGAAATTCGATTCCTTCATTGCAAAGTAAGCACTACGCGATTGGTATATTGCCATTCGTTACTATGATCAAGAAAACATACAAGAATAGCAAATATCTCGTCTACTACTCGCAACTTGTAACAAGGGCTGTGAGAGTTTTGAAGTGTGTTTTTCGTTTGCGACTTCAATTAATTAGGGGTGCCACTGTCCCAAACGCGACACTCAGTCAAAATGTCCGATGTTGTTGGGCCATCAAGAGTCTGGACACAAACTTCTTGCTTTTCTTTGGACATATGACATCTGGAATTGGATCTTCAACTCACCTAAAATCTTGGTCTAAGAAGTCGAAATTGATCTGGAAATTTTATTAACCGTCGGttccattttccattttttgttaAAGGAAATCTGTTGATCTATTAACTTTTTAGTATTTTACCGTGATGATCAAAATCTGCACccccaaattttgaaaaaaaaaaaagaaaagaaggccCAAATCACCCGTCAGATGTGAAACAGAACAAATCGAAGCGTCAGACCAAAAACAGAGAGGTTAAGATGGACACTGGCAAGCCCAATGCAACATTGGGCCTACGGTTAGCGTAAAGGTGCTTTTTTTAGATTTACAGGCATCTCGAGAAAGACGGATTGAGGTTCTGTTTATACTGTGACAGAACAGAAGATGAGGGGGATAAAAAACTCTCATTCCTTTAGCTTTCCTTTATTATCCCCTTAGCCAATTGTTATCCCTTTAGCATCTGTAATTCTCGACAAGGACCCGAAGATCCCATCAGTTGTGCACTAACGAGACCGTCAAAAAAGGATTACATCTTTATACACATTCTATTCCCTGGTTGCAACCatacctttttcctttttctttttttttttttttccttttttgggcTTTGGGGTGGGGGTGTGTCCTTTtcaaattcaacttttgaatTCCAGATGATCCATAGATTAAGTACCAAGAAAATTAGACAGCACGTAAATTTTTCCTAGTTCGTGTAACTTCAAGAATATAATTTAGTATGTTGCATATATCGAGGTCTCATCGAATTAGAGAAAAAGATAGTACTAGTCCGTTTACTTTCTTGTATCAATTTTGGGGGTGCTTGTATCAATTTTGAATGCCTAAACGACTCCACAAATTACTCATGTTTTTGGGCTGATGGCCACCATCAAATACATTAAGGTTTGGCGGGGTGGATGGCGAGGATTTCTCCTACCAATTTGTCACAATTAAATGTgatattgtttaaaaaatttagaCGGGTGCGTGTGTGTGTATATTTAGGTAGGTAGGCGGCATCTACAATTTTACCGTGGTTGGCTGTCGGCGTTGTCGCCAGAGCATCTTCTGTTCCGGTGGAAAATTCAGTGCGGGTTATCGGAAAACAATTATATATGTacccttctctttttcttttttcatttcaattacATCCCCCCTCTGGCTGGGATACGAGAGAGAGGGGGTGGGGGGAGGGAATTTGATTTGTAGCACGTGAATCATGAGGAAGTTAAGCTTCTAACTCTTTTCTGGACAACCAAAGTGCGGAACAAGTTCATAATCATCACGTGAACGCTATACAAAATTGAGCATTTGATAAGCCCTTGTTAAGGACTGCATGCATGATCC
The genomic region above belongs to Coffea arabica cultivar ET-39 chromosome 7c, Coffea Arabica ET-39 HiFi, whole genome shotgun sequence and contains:
- the LOC140010780 gene encoding mini zinc finger protein 2-like; amino-acid sequence: MKKRQVVVKRDESSKNATNSSFTVRNVRYGECQKNHAAGVGGYAVDGCREFMASGEEGTNAALSCAACGCHRNFHRREVETEAVCEGSSPSSLGRT